Proteins from a single region of Parasedimentitalea psychrophila:
- a CDS encoding universal stress protein, with the protein MSYKSLLTVLTATKTAKAPLAQLMALADHFGSHAEALCLGVDRTQTGYYYAGANAMVLQESLSRAKEEATNVQTHAESILAKSGVMWSAESGVAQIADLGRHVAQRARFSDLVVLGKPYGRDRDVEAEPIVEAALFEGHAPVLVVPDKASIMAQPKTVMVAWNESVEALTAIRKALPFLIKSELVRVVVIDPPQHGPERSDPGGMLSQMLARHGVTCEIDVLSKTMSRVSDILNRHAVDTSSDMIVMGAYGHSRFREAILGGATRNMLEQAMVPVFMAH; encoded by the coding sequence ATGTCCTATAAATCGTTGCTTACCGTCCTGACCGCAACCAAAACCGCAAAAGCACCGCTGGCGCAACTGATGGCTCTGGCCGATCACTTTGGGAGCCACGCCGAGGCCCTTTGCCTGGGCGTCGACCGAACCCAAACCGGCTATTACTATGCGGGTGCCAATGCCATGGTGCTGCAGGAATCGCTGTCGCGCGCCAAGGAAGAAGCCACCAACGTACAAACACACGCTGAATCGATATTGGCAAAATCCGGGGTGATGTGGTCGGCGGAATCGGGCGTCGCTCAAATCGCCGATCTGGGTCGCCACGTGGCACAGCGGGCGCGGTTCTCGGATCTGGTGGTTCTGGGAAAACCCTATGGCCGCGACCGCGACGTCGAAGCAGAACCCATTGTCGAGGCGGCCTTGTTTGAGGGCCACGCCCCGGTGCTTGTGGTGCCCGACAAGGCCAGCATAATGGCGCAGCCAAAGACCGTCATGGTGGCCTGGAACGAAAGCGTCGAGGCCCTGACTGCGATCCGCAAGGCCTTGCCGTTCCTGATCAAATCAGAGCTGGTTCGGGTGGTGGTGATAGACCCGCCTCAGCACGGACCAGAGCGATCAGATCCAGGTGGCATGCTCAGTCAGATGTTGGCGCGGCATGGGGTCACCTGCGAAATTGATGTGCTCAGCAAAACCATGAGCCGGGTGTCTGACATCCTGAACCGCCATGCCGTCGACACCAGCTCCGACATGATTGTGATGGGGGCCTACGGCCATTCACGGTTCCGCGAGGCCATTCTAGGCGGCGCCACCCGCAATATGCTGGAACAGGCCATGGTTCCTGTTTTCATGGCCCACTGA
- a CDS encoding prephenate dehydratase — MTGKIAIQGELGSYSHEACRNARPGLEVLPCRTFEDAIEAVRDGTAQQAMLPVENSTYGRVADIHRLLPHSGLHIVDEAFVRVHINLLAVPGATLDDIQQAHSHLVLLPQCASFLSEHKIRGRVSPDNARAAREVAERGDIQHAALASELAGEIYGLNVLARHIEDEGNNTTRFVIMSPEPNTTRRGAHGMITSFVFQVRNIPAALYKAMGGFATNGVNMTKLESYMVDGSFTATQFYADIDGHPDDANVKLALDELAYFTTNIEILGVFPADNGRF, encoded by the coding sequence ATGACCGGGAAAATTGCCATCCAGGGAGAGCTTGGCTCTTACAGTCACGAGGCCTGTCGCAATGCGCGACCCGGGTTGGAGGTACTGCCCTGCCGCACCTTTGAAGACGCCATCGAGGCGGTGCGCGACGGCACCGCGCAACAGGCGATGCTACCGGTGGAGAATTCAACCTATGGCCGGGTTGCCGACATCCATCGCTTACTGCCACACAGCGGGCTGCATATCGTCGACGAGGCCTTTGTGCGGGTTCACATCAACCTGCTCGCCGTGCCCGGCGCGACACTGGACGACATCCAGCAGGCCCATTCCCATCTGGTGCTGCTGCCGCAATGCGCCAGCTTTTTGAGTGAACATAAAATTCGCGGCCGGGTCAGCCCCGACAACGCCCGCGCCGCCCGCGAGGTCGCCGAACGCGGCGACATTCAGCACGCGGCCCTGGCCAGTGAATTGGCCGGCGAAATCTATGGCTTGAATGTCCTGGCCCGCCATATCGAAGACGAGGGCAACAATACCACCCGTTTTGTGATCATGTCCCCCGAGCCCAACACCACCCGGCGTGGCGCCCACGGCATGATCACCAGCTTTGTGTTCCAGGTCCGCAACATCCCGGCAGCGCTGTACAAGGCGATGGGCGGCTTTGCGACCAATGGCGTCAACATGACCAAACTGGAAAGCTATATGGTCGACGGCTCGTTCACCGCGACCCAGTTTTACGCCGATATCGACGGCCACCCGGACGACGCAAACGTCAAACTGGCGCTGGACGAACTGGCCTATTTCACCACCAATATCGAAATCCTTGGTGTCTTTCCGGCCGATAACGGCAGGTTTTGA
- the hemN gene encoding oxygen-independent coproporphyrinogen III oxidase, translating to MTQQSQLAKLGLFDAKVPRYTSYPTAPQFRNDVTPERYSDWISKIKPHSSISLYIHVPFCRRLCWFCACRTQGTQSDSPVRAYLEVLKAEIKMLGHILPEGVTLSRLHWGGGTPTLLTPDMMTDLAGAVAEIAPFAPQAEFSVEIDPNEIDEPRLDALAAAGMNRASVGVQDFDPEIQQTIGRIQSYELTRDAIEMIRARGIHSLNADILYGLPHQTQTRMAESVQKLLSLNPDRVALYGYAHVPWIAKRQQMIPTDALPTPQERLQLYETARKLFLADQYAEIGIDHFATPSDGLTTAQTLGQLKRNFQGYTDDQSEVLIGVGASSISRFPQGYAQNAPATSVHTKAIRAGSFSIARGHAFQGEDKLRARLIEALMCDFRIETDEIVADFDITPAALHQMFTAVAEKFPDALQVLPDGLYIPELSRPLTRMIARDFDAYDDTSKAKHSSAI from the coding sequence ATGACTCAGCAATCACAATTGGCCAAGCTCGGTTTATTCGATGCCAAAGTGCCGCGCTACACCAGCTATCCAACAGCTCCTCAATTCCGGAATGACGTTACCCCGGAGCGATATTCTGATTGGATTTCAAAGATCAAGCCGCACAGCTCGATCTCATTATACATCCATGTGCCGTTCTGCCGCAGGCTCTGTTGGTTCTGCGCCTGCCGAACCCAGGGCACCCAAAGTGATTCTCCGGTGCGCGCCTACCTCGAGGTCCTGAAGGCCGAAATCAAAATGCTGGGGCACATCCTGCCCGAAGGTGTGACCCTGTCGCGCCTGCATTGGGGCGGTGGCACTCCAACCCTGCTGACGCCGGACATGATGACCGATCTGGCCGGGGCCGTTGCCGAGATTGCCCCTTTTGCTCCCCAGGCTGAATTCTCGGTTGAGATCGATCCGAACGAGATTGATGAACCGCGTCTGGATGCATTGGCCGCCGCAGGCATGAACCGCGCCTCGGTTGGGGTGCAGGATTTTGACCCCGAAATCCAGCAGACCATTGGCCGCATTCAAAGCTACGAGCTCACCCGCGACGCCATCGAAATGATCCGCGCCCGTGGCATCCACAGCCTGAACGCCGATATTCTCTATGGGCTGCCGCATCAGACCCAGACCCGGATGGCCGAGAGCGTGCAAAAGCTATTGTCTCTCAATCCCGACCGGGTGGCTCTTTATGGCTATGCGCATGTCCCCTGGATCGCCAAACGGCAGCAGATGATTCCAACCGATGCCCTGCCAACCCCGCAAGAGCGGCTGCAACTGTATGAAACCGCCCGCAAACTGTTCTTGGCGGATCAATATGCCGAAATCGGAATTGACCACTTTGCCACCCCGTCAGACGGGTTGACCACGGCGCAGACCTTGGGTCAGCTCAAGCGCAATTTCCAAGGCTACACCGATGATCAGTCCGAAGTTCTGATCGGTGTCGGGGCCTCGTCGATCTCGCGGTTCCCGCAGGGCTATGCGCAGAACGCGCCGGCAACCTCGGTGCATACCAAGGCGATCCGCGCGGGGTCGTTCTCTATCGCCCGGGGCCATGCGTTCCAGGGCGAGGACAAGTTGCGCGCCCGGCTGATTGAGGCGCTGATGTGCGATTTTCGCATTGAAACGGATGAGATTGTCGCTGATTTCGACATCACCCCCGCAGCACTGCATCAGATGTTCACCGCAGTGGCCGAAAAGTTCCCAGACGCGCTGCAAGTGCTGCCTGATGGGCTGTATATCCCCGAGCTCTCCCGGCCTCTGACCCGGATGATTGCCCGGGATTTCGACGCCTATGATGACACCAGCAAGGCCAAGCACTCCTCAGCGATTTAA
- a CDS encoding ABC transporter permease has protein sequence MALSPLNQRRWRNFRRNNRAYWSLILFSVLFGITLCAEFIANDKPILVSYRGELFAPVFNFYPETAFGGDFQTEAIYRDPEVECLIVSGGIEDCFDEPEAIIAEIDAGSYQADGFAQGWTLWPLIPYSYNTTVDRPGAAPLPPNGQNWLGTDDTKRDVLARVIHGFRLSILFTLMVTGAASVLGILAGAVQGYFGGWTDLVFQRVIEIWSATPQLYVIIILFAILGRSFWLLVGLMILFGWTGLVGVVRAEFLRARNLEYVRAAKALGVGNVTIMFRHMLPNAMVATLTFMPFIVTGTIGTLAGLDFLGFGLPSSAPSLGELTLQAKQNLEAPWLAFTAFFTFAIMLSLLVFIFEGLRDAFDPRKTFS, from the coding sequence ATGGCACTGTCTCCACTGAACCAGCGTCGCTGGCGCAATTTTCGCCGCAACAACCGCGCCTACTGGTCGCTGATCCTTTTCTCGGTGCTGTTTGGCATTACGCTCTGTGCCGAGTTTATCGCCAATGACAAACCAATCCTGGTCAGCTATCGCGGTGAGCTTTTCGCGCCGGTGTTCAACTTCTATCCCGAAACCGCCTTTGGTGGTGATTTCCAGACCGAGGCGATTTATCGCGACCCCGAGGTCGAATGCCTGATTGTTTCGGGCGGGATCGAGGACTGTTTTGATGAGCCTGAGGCGATCATCGCGGAGATTGATGCAGGCAGCTACCAGGCCGATGGTTTTGCGCAGGGCTGGACCCTGTGGCCGCTGATCCCCTATTCCTATAACACCACCGTTGACCGCCCCGGGGCAGCGCCGCTGCCGCCCAATGGGCAGAACTGGTTGGGCACCGACGACACCAAACGTGATGTGCTGGCGCGGGTGATCCACGGCTTTCGCCTGTCGATCCTGTTCACCCTGATGGTCACCGGTGCCGCCTCGGTTCTGGGTATTCTTGCTGGCGCGGTGCAGGGGTATTTCGGCGGCTGGACCGATCTGGTGTTCCAGCGGGTGATCGAGATCTGGAGCGCCACGCCGCAGCTCTATGTGATCATCATCCTGTTCGCCATTCTGGGCCGCAGTTTCTGGCTGCTGGTCGGGTTGATGATCCTGTTTGGCTGGACCGGGCTGGTGGGCGTGGTGCGCGCGGAATTCCTGCGCGCCCGCAACCTGGAATATGTCCGCGCCGCCAAGGCGCTGGGGGTGGGCAATGTGACCATCATGTTCCGTCACATGCTGCCCAATGCGATGGTGGCAACCCTGACCTTCATGCCGTTTATCGTCACTGGCACCATCGGAACGCTGGCCGGGCTCGACTTTCTGGGCTTTGGGTTGCCGTCCTCGGCGCCGTCGCTGGGAGAGCTGACGCTGCAGGCCAAGCAGAACCTCGAGGCCCCCTGGCTGGCCTTCACCGCGTTCTTTACCTTTGCCATCATGCTGTCGCTGCTGGTCTTCATCTTTGAAGGCCTGCGGGATGCATTTGACCCCCGAAAGACCTTCTCATGA
- a CDS encoding ABC transporter ATP-binding protein, translated as MSALLQVNNLRVSFRQDGKTTMAVKGVSFTVDRGETVALVGESGSGKSVTALSTVSLLGDSAMVEGSVLYDGQEMIGADAQQLMQVRGNDISFIFQEPMTSLNPLHTIEKQLAESLALHQGLAGAAARVLILELLNKVGIRDAEERLGAYPHQLSGGQRQRIMIAMALANRPDILIADEPTTALDVTIQAQILDLLGELKTSEGMGLLFITHDLNIVRRIADKVCVMKDGEIVEAGPTAEIFDAPQHPYTQMLLAAEPTGYPDPVPENAAELIRTDDLKVWFPIQRGLLKRTVGHIKAVNPSSIAVRAGETLGIVGESGSGKTTMALAVMRLIASEGGVSFHGDDLRKYSTRDLRQLRKDMQIVFQDPFGSLSPRMTCAQIIAEGVAIHRIEPDREPRDLVAEVMREVGLDPAAMDRYPHEFSGGQRQRIAIARAMVLRPKLVVLDEPTSALDMTVQVQIVDLLRDLQRRYGLAYLFISHDLNVVRAMSHKVIVMKQGDVVEAGSAEDIFVNPQHQYTRTLLAAAR; from the coding sequence ATGAGCGCGCTTTTGCAAGTGAACAACCTGCGTGTTTCTTTTCGTCAGGACGGTAAGACCACGATGGCGGTAAAAGGCGTGTCCTTTACCGTGGACCGCGGTGAAACCGTGGCGCTGGTGGGCGAGAGCGGCTCGGGCAAATCCGTCACCGCGCTGTCTACGGTGTCACTGCTGGGCGACAGCGCGATGGTTGAGGGCTCGGTTCTATACGACGGTCAGGAAATGATCGGTGCCGATGCGCAGCAACTGATGCAGGTGCGGGGCAATGATATCAGCTTTATCTTCCAAGAGCCGATGACCTCTCTCAACCCGTTGCACACCATTGAAAAGCAGCTGGCGGAATCGCTGGCGCTGCATCAGGGGCTGGCGGGTGCGGCAGCGCGGGTGCTGATCCTGGAGCTGCTGAACAAGGTGGGCATTCGCGACGCCGAGGAGCGTCTGGGCGCCTATCCGCATCAATTGTCCGGCGGTCAGCGGCAGCGCATCATGATCGCGATGGCACTGGCCAACAGGCCCGATATCCTGATCGCGGATGAACCGACAACGGCACTGGATGTGACCATTCAGGCGCAGATCCTCGACCTGCTGGGAGAGTTGAAGACCAGCGAGGGCATGGGGTTGTTGTTCATCACCCATGATCTGAACATCGTGCGCCGTATTGCCGACAAGGTCTGCGTGATGAAAGACGGCGAGATCGTCGAGGCCGGCCCCACGGCCGAGATATTTGACGCGCCACAGCACCCCTATACCCAGATGCTGCTGGCGGCTGAGCCGACCGGCTATCCTGATCCGGTGCCCGAGAACGCCGCCGAGTTGATCCGCACCGACGATCTGAAGGTCTGGTTCCCGATCCAGCGCGGATTGCTGAAACGCACCGTCGGTCACATCAAGGCGGTCAATCCTTCGTCGATCGCGGTACGGGCCGGCGAGACGCTGGGCATTGTTGGCGAAAGCGGCTCTGGCAAGACCACAATGGCGCTGGCGGTGATGCGGCTGATCGCTTCTGAGGGCGGGGTGAGCTTTCACGGTGACGACCTGCGTAAATATTCCACACGGGATCTGCGACAGCTGCGCAAGGATATGCAGATCGTGTTTCAGGATCCGTTTGGGTCGCTGTCGCCCCGGATGACCTGTGCGCAGATCATCGCCGAAGGGGTAGCGATTCACAGGATCGAGCCGGACCGCGAGCCGCGTGATCTGGTGGCTGAGGTAATGCGTGAGGTGGGGTTGGACCCGGCCGCGATGGATCGCTATCCGCATGAGTTCTCGGGCGGTCAGCGCCAGCGTATCGCCATTGCCCGCGCTATGGTGCTGCGCCCCAAACTGGTGGTTCTGGACGAGCCGACCTCGGCGCTGGATATGACGGTGCAGGTGCAGATCGTCGATCTGCTGCGCGATTTGCAACGTCGCTACGGGCTGGCCTATCTGTTCATCTCGCATGATCTGAACGTGGTGCGGGCGATGTCGCACAAAGTGATTGTGATGAAGCAGGGCGATGTCGTCGAGGCGGGCTCTGCCGAGGACATCTTTGTCAATCCGCAACACCAATATACCCGCACACTACTGGCCGCGGCGCGGTAA
- a CDS encoding microcin C ABC transporter permease YejB, with protein sequence MAAYILRRFLLIIPTLLGIMVINFALVQFVPGGPVEQIIAEMQGGGDVFEGFAGGGSDVETMRDSGNDRYVGSRGLPDEFIKELEEQFGLDKPPLQRFFIMLGNYARLDFGESYFRKIGVLELVMEKMPVSISLGLWSTIIAYLVSIPLGIRKAIRDGSRFDTWTSGMIIAAYSIPGFLFAILLLVLFAGGSYWQVFPLRGLTSDNWEQLSLVGKVTDYAWHIALPVLASTIAAFATMTLLTKNSFLDEIKKQYVITARAKGLSESGVLYGHVFRNAMLIVIAGFPAVFIGVFFSGSLIIETIFSLDGLGRMGFEAAVARDYPVIFGTLFVFGLMSLVVGIISDLMYVLVDPRIDFEKREG encoded by the coding sequence ATGGCTGCTTATATTCTCCGCCGGTTTTTGCTGATCATCCCCACCTTGCTGGGCATTATGGTGATCAACTTTGCCCTGGTGCAATTTGTCCCTGGCGGGCCGGTGGAACAGATCATCGCCGAAATGCAGGGCGGTGGTGATGTGTTTGAGGGCTTTGCCGGTGGTGGCTCGGACGTGGAAACAATGCGCGACAGCGGCAATGACCGCTATGTCGGATCGCGCGGGTTGCCGGACGAGTTCATCAAAGAACTGGAGGAGCAGTTCGGGTTGGACAAGCCGCCGTTGCAGCGGTTCTTTATCATGCTGGGCAACTACGCCCGGTTGGACTTCGGCGAGAGCTATTTTCGCAAGATTGGCGTGCTGGAGCTGGTGATGGAGAAAATGCCGGTGTCGATCTCGCTGGGCCTGTGGTCGACGATCATTGCCTATCTGGTGTCGATCCCGCTGGGCATCCGCAAGGCGATCCGCGATGGCAGCCGGTTTGACACCTGGACCAGCGGCATGATCATTGCCGCCTATTCAATCCCCGGATTCCTGTTTGCCATCCTGCTGCTGGTGCTGTTTGCCGGCGGTTCCTACTGGCAGGTGTTTCCATTGCGCGGGTTGACCTCGGACAACTGGGAGCAGCTCAGCCTGGTTGGCAAAGTCACCGATTATGCCTGGCACATCGCACTGCCGGTGCTGGCCTCGACCATCGCCGCCTTTGCCACCATGACGCTGCTGACCAAGAATTCGTTCCTGGATGAGATCAAGAAGCAATATGTGATCACCGCCCGCGCCAAGGGGCTGTCTGAATCCGGGGTGCTGTATGGTCATGTATTCCGCAATGCGATGCTGATCGTGATTGCCGGTTTTCCGGCGGTGTTCATTGGTGTGTTCTTCTCGGGGTCGCTGATCATCGAGACCATATTCTCGCTTGATGGCTTGGGCCGCATGGGGTTCGAGGCTGCAGTGGCGCGCGACTATCCGGTGATCTTTGGCACCCTGTTTGTGTTTGGCTTGATGAGCCTGGTGGTCGGGATCATTTCCGACCTGATGTATGTGCTGGTTGACCCGCGCATCGATTTCGAGAAGCGGGAGGGCTAA
- a CDS encoding extracellular solute-binding protein produces the protein MSKPRSVADTRVMDRKMGQNALGVLAMGLIVMLGFTTLLRAEERIITSHGFSEFGDLKYPAGFAHFDYVNPDAPRGGELSYGAQGTFDSFNPYTRKGRGAARSTEHFESLLISSYDEPGSAYGLVAESLEYPESQDWVIFNMRPEAVFSDGSPVTADDVVFSHNILLDQGLKSYAEFVRKMIPKAEALSPHRVKFYFSPDFPRRGMISQVGGTPIFSKAWFEADPENRRLDEPRLDPGIGSGPYMLESYDINRRVVYKRNPNYWGDKVNVNIGRYNYDSIRIEYFTDSVAAMEGFKSGAFTLRQENNSKNWATAYDFPALHAGNVIKGDFFDGNPPGASGFVFNLDRPQFSDIRVRAALQLGFNFEWTNESLQYGLFQQRHSFWQGTDMQATGLPEGRELEILQSLGDALDPEILTSEAITAHDSSAKRQNDRRNLRKAMTLLDAAGWAVGDDGIRRNAAGETLRVEFLSDQPTLDRIIQPYVDNLVIMGIDAHYNRIDNAQFTARRRDRDFDMMVAGYRSSLQPSTGLYQMYGEDEAAYSLFNPTGVHGSDIEPLIDNIIAATTTEELQANARALDRVLLSKRIMVPTWYLGKYWVAYWDMYKFPANLPPFALGFDDLWWIDGDRAAALISSGALR, from the coding sequence ATGAGCAAACCCCGCAGCGTCGCAGATACCCGCGTGATGGATCGCAAGATGGGGCAAAATGCTCTTGGCGTGTTGGCAATGGGGCTGATTGTGATGCTGGGTTTCACCACCCTGCTGCGCGCCGAGGAGAGAATCATCACCAGTCACGGTTTTTCTGAGTTTGGCGATTTGAAATATCCGGCGGGATTCGCTCATTTTGACTATGTGAACCCGGATGCCCCCCGTGGCGGTGAGCTGTCTTATGGCGCGCAGGGGACCTTCGACAGTTTCAACCCCTATACCCGCAAGGGGCGCGGCGCGGCGCGCTCGACCGAGCATTTTGAATCCTTGCTGATCTCCTCCTATGATGAACCGGGATCAGCCTATGGGCTGGTAGCGGAGAGCCTTGAGTATCCGGAAAGTCAGGACTGGGTGATCTTCAACATGCGCCCCGAGGCGGTGTTCTCGGATGGCTCACCTGTCACCGCTGATGATGTGGTGTTTTCCCATAATATCCTGCTGGATCAGGGGCTGAAATCTTATGCCGAATTTGTCCGCAAGATGATCCCAAAGGCCGAAGCGCTGAGCCCGCACCGGGTTAAGTTCTATTTTTCCCCCGATTTTCCGCGGCGTGGGATGATCAGCCAGGTTGGTGGCACGCCGATTTTCTCCAAGGCCTGGTTCGAGGCCGATCCTGAAAACCGTCGCCTGGACGAGCCGCGTCTGGATCCGGGCATTGGCTCTGGCCCCTATATGCTGGAGAGCTACGACATCAACCGGCGCGTGGTCTACAAGCGCAACCCGAACTACTGGGGCGACAAGGTCAATGTGAACATTGGCCGTTACAACTATGACAGCATCCGCATTGAGTATTTCACCGACTCCGTCGCCGCGATGGAGGGGTTTAAGTCCGGTGCTTTCACCCTGCGTCAGGAAAACAACTCTAAAAACTGGGCCACCGCCTATGACTTTCCTGCGCTGCACGCGGGCAATGTCATCAAGGGGGATTTCTTTGACGGCAACCCTCCGGGGGCCAGTGGCTTTGTGTTTAACCTGGACCGGCCACAGTTCAGCGACATTCGGGTGCGCGCAGCGCTTCAGTTGGGATTCAATTTTGAATGGACCAATGAAAGCCTGCAATATGGGCTGTTCCAGCAGCGCCATTCGTTCTGGCAGGGCACTGATATGCAAGCGACAGGCCTGCCCGAGGGGCGCGAGCTGGAAATCCTGCAAAGTCTGGGTGATGCGCTGGACCCGGAGATCCTGACCAGTGAAGCCATCACCGCGCATGACTCTAGCGCCAAACGGCAAAATGACCGCCGCAATCTGCGCAAGGCGATGACGCTGCTGGACGCGGCCGGCTGGGCGGTTGGCGATGATGGCATCCGTCGCAACGCCGCAGGGGAAACCCTGAGGGTTGAGTTTTTGTCAGACCAGCCAACGCTGGACCGGATCATTCAGCCCTATGTTGATAACCTGGTGATCATGGGCATCGACGCCCACTATAACCGGATCGACAATGCACAGTTCACCGCGCGGCGGCGCGACCGGGATTTTGACATGATGGTGGCGGGCTATCGCAGCTCTCTGCAACCCTCGACCGGGCTGTACCAGATGTATGGCGAGGACGAAGCGGCTTATTCACTGTTCAACCCGACAGGCGTGCATGGATCCGATATCGAACCGCTGATTGACAATATCATCGCGGCCACAACCACCGAAGAATTGCAGGCCAATGCGCGGGCACTGGACCGGGTGTTGCTGTCGAAACGGATCATGGTGCCGACCTGGTATCTGGGCAAATACTGGGTGGCCTATTGGGACATGTATAAGTTCCCCGCCAACCTGCCACCTTTTGCGCTGGGCTTTGACGACCTGTGGTGGATCGACGGGGATCGCGCCGCAGCGTTGATCTCCTCCGGCGCCTTGCGGTAG
- the fnrL gene encoding transcriptional regulator FnrL gives MNTPNINSVNCDSCPIRHRAVCARCNADELVELDAIKYYRTYEAGQTVIWAGDIMGFVGSVVSGVATLTQTMEDGRTQMVGLLLPSDFVGRPGRDGAAYNVVATTNVVMCCFRKKPFEELMERTPHIAQRLLVMTLDELDAAREWMLVLGRKTAREKIASLLSIIVRRDASLQSTGLGENVVFDLPLTREAMADYLGLTLETVSRQMSALKRDGVIKLEGKRHITVPSMGRLLEEAGDDSDGGFIG, from the coding sequence ATGAACACCCCGAATATAAACTCAGTCAACTGCGACAGCTGCCCGATCCGTCATCGAGCCGTCTGCGCCCGTTGCAATGCCGATGAACTGGTGGAGCTGGACGCCATCAAATACTACCGAACCTATGAGGCGGGCCAGACCGTGATTTGGGCCGGCGACATAATGGGCTTTGTCGGCTCGGTGGTGTCGGGAGTCGCAACTCTGACACAGACGATGGAGGACGGGCGCACCCAGATGGTTGGCCTGCTCCTTCCCAGCGATTTTGTCGGTCGCCCAGGGCGCGATGGCGCGGCGTATAATGTGGTTGCGACCACCAATGTGGTGATGTGCTGCTTTCGCAAGAAACCTTTCGAGGAATTGATGGAACGCACCCCGCATATTGCGCAGCGGTTGCTGGTGATGACCCTGGATGAGCTGGATGCCGCGCGGGAGTGGATGCTGGTATTGGGTCGTAAAACGGCGCGTGAAAAAATCGCCAGCCTGCTGTCGATCATTGTGCGCCGTGATGCTTCACTCCAGTCCACTGGCCTGGGAGAGAATGTGGTGTTTGATCTGCCGCTCACGCGGGAGGCAATGGCCGACTATCTGGGGCTGACCCTGGAAACCGTCAGCCGCCAGATGTCGGCGCTTAAACGTGACGGGGTGATCAAGCTCGAGGGCAAACGTCATATTACCGTGCCCAGTATGGGCCGCCTGCTGGAAGAAGCCGGTGACGACAGTGATGGTGGTTTTATAGGCTAG
- a CDS encoding c-type cytochrome → MFDTMTITKASAALCGTLLVLLLGKWAAEGIYHMESHGEASYVIEVEEADEPVEVAEVSFDELMGAADVGKGAKVFKKCSACHKLEDGKNSTGPYLYGVVGRAVGSADGFGGYSAAMSAFGGDWTRERLDEFLTKPKSAVPGTSMGFSGLKKQGDRVNLIAYLESLDG, encoded by the coding sequence ATGTTTGACACAATGACCATTACCAAAGCGTCCGCAGCATTGTGCGGCACGTTGCTGGTACTCCTTTTGGGCAAATGGGCAGCAGAAGGAATTTATCACATGGAGTCTCATGGCGAGGCGTCTTATGTGATTGAAGTGGAAGAGGCCGATGAGCCGGTAGAAGTGGCGGAGGTTAGCTTTGATGAGCTGATGGGCGCGGCTGATGTTGGCAAAGGGGCCAAGGTCTTTAAGAAATGTTCCGCCTGTCATAAGCTGGAAGACGGAAAAAATTCCACCGGCCCGTATCTTTATGGTGTGGTTGGCCGTGCGGTTGGTTCCGCCGATGGCTTTGGTGGATACTCGGCGGCGATGTCTGCCTTTGGTGGCGATTGGACCCGTGAGCGTCTGGACGAATTCCTGACCAAGCCAAAGAGCGCCGTTCCTGGTACCTCCATGGGATTCTCTGGCCTGAAGAAGCAGGGCGACCGGGTGAACCTGATCGCCTATCTGGAGAGCCTGGACGGTTGA